From one candidate division WOR-3 bacterium genomic stretch:
- a CDS encoding RAMP superfamily CRISPR-associated protein, translated as MVYHDKKVTYPDGTTDYDYYCVEAIPCVIVNQVSDLDRFDDKRLTGRLEATLITEQPLLIGSGEVEVEGGDNGVQRLQFARLASGSRLVIPGSSLKGAIRTYAEALSPSCRAVTDNCRRCPACTIFGSTDHQGRLCFADSVLGQGVATQKIRIVQRRGPKRECRGRKFYYFEYPKHTPGSQMEEVEVIPKDVRIVCTATFLNLTKWELGLILLAMGLGHNGVVKPFSLKLGGGRNRRLGRVRFLPETVKIECRTRYLEELVEKSKSAAKEHSREDLISAYIEWASKYCTAIAAIADKFQRGAPDGA; from the coding sequence ATGGTGTATCACGACAAGAAGGTAACCTACCCTGACGGCACTACCGACTACGACTACTACTGCGTTGAGGCCATACCGTGCGTTATTGTGAATCAAGTTTCTGACCTGGACAGATTTGACGATAAGCGCCTGACCGGACGATTGGAGGCGACGCTCATAACCGAGCAGCCGTTGCTCATCGGTTCCGGCGAGGTGGAGGTCGAAGGCGGCGACAACGGTGTACAGCGTCTGCAGTTTGCGCGCCTGGCTAGCGGTTCCCGGCTAGTCATCCCCGGCTCTTCACTCAAGGGTGCGATTCGCACCTATGCCGAGGCGTTATCGCCGTCGTGTCGGGCCGTGACCGACAATTGCAGAAGGTGCCCGGCCTGCACTATCTTCGGCAGTACCGACCATCAGGGCCGCCTTTGCTTCGCGGACTCGGTACTCGGGCAGGGGGTGGCGACCCAGAAGATACGGATCGTGCAACGCAGGGGGCCGAAAAGGGAGTGTAGGGGTCGGAAGTTCTACTACTTTGAATACCCGAAGCACACGCCAGGTAGTCAGATGGAAGAGGTCGAAGTAATACCGAAGGATGTTCGTATTGTTTGCACCGCCACCTTTCTAAACCTAACCAAGTGGGAGCTTGGATTGATTCTTCTGGCGATGGGACTGGGACATAATGGTGTGGTCAAGCCATTCAGCCTCAAGCTGGGCGGTGGCAGAAATCGCAGGTTGGGAAGAGTGAGATTCCTGCCGGAAACGGTGAAGATTGAGTGCAGAACGAGATACCTGGAGGAGTTAGTTGAGAAGAGCAAGTCTGCGGCGAAAGAGCACTCTCGGGAAGACCTTATCAGCGCATACATCGAGTGGGCGTCGAAGTATTGTACCGCCATCGCCGCGATTGCTGACAAGTTCCAGAGAGGAGCGCCAGATGGAGCCTAA